The following coding sequences lie in one Pseudarthrobacter phenanthrenivorans Sphe3 genomic window:
- a CDS encoding methionine/alanine import family NSS transporter small subunit yields MTPIAITMMIIAILTVWGGLALALVNLKRHPEDEGALPEEHAPEL; encoded by the coding sequence ATGACTCCCATCGCCATCACCATGATGATCATCGCTATTCTCACGGTTTGGGGCGGCCTGGCGCTTGCGCTGGTGAACCTTAAGAGGCATCCGGAAGACGAGGGCGCCCTGCCGGAGGAGCACGCACCCGAACTTTGA